GGAACAGGGAAGGACGCCGACCTCGCCTCGGCTGTCGGCAAGGTCTTCAACGCCGTAAAGGAAACCTCTGGGGGGACGACGAAAGCCGGTGCCGACATCGACCCGGCCAGCTCGAACCTCACCACGAGCAAGCTGGAAGCGATCCTTGGCAAAGGTGAGTACAAGGACGGCGTCTTCAAGGTCACCATCGGGCGCACCACAAAGATGCACGGGCACGACGCAGGGAAGGAAATGGGGGTGAACACCTGGGCAGCCTTTGCCGGATCCGACAGCAAAGCGGTGGTGGACGGGGATTTCGCCATGCTGGAGTCGGAACTGCAACCGGTGCTGAAGGCGTTGCGCGGTGCTGGAATCAGCATCGTCGCCATCCACAACCACATGACCCTGGAGCAGCCGCGAATCATGTTCCTCCACTTCTGGGGCGTGGGGAAGGCGGAAATGCTGGCTAACGGCGTCAAGTCGGCTCTCGGCAAGACAGCTTCGCAGAAATAGGGGAAGGTGTAGCGAGCGCAGAGCACCCACGCCAATGAAGAGAGAGAACGAAGAAGAGGTCAAGGGGGAGGAGCACGGTGCCAAAGCTGTCGGGCTGTTGGAACTCACCCTCTACTTTCTGCGGCTCGGTGCCCTCGGGTTCGGAGGCCCGATAGCCCTGGCCGGCTACATGCAGCGCGACCTGATCCCCCGCGGGTGGATCACCGACAGAGAATACCAGGAGGGGCTGGCTTTTTCCCAGATGATGCCCGGTCCCCTCGCCGCACAACTCGCCATGTGGATCGGCTTCATCCGCCACGGCGTTGTCGGAGCCTCCCTCATCGGCATCGTTTTCATCCTCCCCACATTCCTCCTCGTCCTTTTGATCTCCTACCTTTACGTCGCATACCGCGGCATTTCCGTCGTCCAGGCCCTTTTCTACGGCATCGGGCCGGTCGTCATCGCCATAGTGGCGCTCTCGGCCCTGCGCATCGCCAAGAAGACGGTGGGGAGGGACTGGCGCCTCTGGCTGATTTTTGCCGTTGTTGCGCTGACAACCGTGGTGGTCCGTGCCGAAATCGCCCTCCTCTTCCTCGCGGCAGGAGGGATCGGCGTACTCATCTACCACCCGCCGAGATACTGGAGGCGGGGCACGACGACTCCAGCGGTATGGGGGATATCCGGATTTCTTGGCATCGCCGGCGCCCCCCGCCTCCTGGAGCTGGGCGCCTTCTTCGTGAAAGCCGGTGCGTTTACCTTCGGCAGCGGGCTCGCCATCGTGCCATTTCTGCACCAGGGTGTCGTGCTGCAGCACCATTGGCTGAACGAGCGGCAGTTTCTGGATGCAGTTGCAGTCGGAATCATCACTCCCGGCCCGGTGGTGATCACCGCGGCTTTCGTGGGATACCTGGTGGATGGATTTGTCGGCGCAGCAGTGGCCGCGGCAGCCGTCTTTTCCCCAGTGTACTTCTTCGTTCTCTTCATCGGTCGCTACATCATCCGGTACCGGGAAAATGCCGGGCTGCAGGGGTTCATCAAGGGGGCGACTTCGGCCGCCTCCGGCGCCATTGCAGGGGCGTCCGTCATTCTCGGGCAGGGTTCCGTTATAGACGTGCCTACCGCTATAATGTGCGCGGCGAGCCTTTTAATCCTGTGGCGCTTCAAGGTGCCCGAACCGCTCCTGATCGCGGTGGCCGCGGTCGCCGGCATCTTCCTTTACCGCGGGTAGCTTCGCCAGGGTTCAACTCTTCAGGAGATAAGGAATGAAATTTCAACCCCTTTTATTTGCGACGTTCCTGCTACTATCGCTGACAGCCGCCGGCTGCTCACAAAGCGAAGCGACGGCAGGGTACCAGGCAAAGGATAAAAATGTGAAGACCGGCCAGACACTGCAGTGGGCATTCGACACTGACCGTGCAGGCGCCCTCCCCGCAGGGGCGCAGGCATTCAGCGGAAGTTGGGCTGTTCGTGCGGAGCCGGATGCCCCCTCCAGGCCGAATGCCCTTTGCCAGAGCGGAAGCGCACCTTTCCCTGGAGTTGGGATGAGTGACAGGATCTTTGCCGACCTGGCCCTGTCCACCCGGTTCAAGGCCATCTCCGGCAGCGAAGACAGGGCCGCGGGCATCATCTTCCGCATCCAGGACAAGGACAACTTCTACATCCTCCGCGCCAACGCACTGGAGGACAACGTCAATCTCTACAAGTACGTGAACGGCAGCCGCATCGGCATCAAAGACGGAACTGCGAAGGTTCCCTCGGGGAAGTGGCAGGAGTTGCGAGTGGAGGTCAAGGGAGACCTCATCCGCGGCTTCTTGAACGGTGAGATGGTTGTAGAGGCTCACGACAAAACTTTCGAGGCCGGAAAAGTGGGGTTGTGGACAAAAGCGGATTCGGTGACATGCTTCGACGACGTCAAAGTCACCGCCTACTAGAGCGCCTATCCAAACAAAGCACGCAATGTTTGTGACCGTTCTGTACATCCTGGTCGTTTTCCTGCTCGTCGCAGCAAACGGATTCTTCGTGACCTCCGAGTTTGCCATCGTGGCGGTGCGGCGCTCCCGAATTGCCCTCCTTGCCGAGGAAGGGGACCGTCGGGCCGTGGTGCTTCTTGAACTCCTTGACAACCTGAGCGCCTACATCTCCGCGACGCAGCTCGGCATCACCATGGCGTCCCTCGCTCTCGGGTGGATCGGTGAACCGGCCTTTGCCGATCTCCTGGAGGCGCCTCTCAAGGGGCGGGTTTCGGAAACGGTGCTCGAGACCATCGCCTTTGCCGTGGCCTTCACCACAATCACCTGCCTACATATCGTCCTTGGGGAACTCGCGCCGAAGACTCTTGCACTGGAGCGCACCGAAAAGATGGCCCTGGCGATCGCTCGGCCAATGCGGCTCTTCCATACGGTGTTCCGGTGGCCGGTCCGGCTGCTGGACTGGGCCGGGACTCAGACGGTCCGCCTCTTCGGCCTGCATCCCTCGCCCGGGCACGACTCTGTCTATACTTCCGACGAGCTGCGTCACCTGATCGATGCCTCCCGGCAAAGCGGCTCCATCGAGCCGGATGAGCAGAGGCTGCTGCATGGAGTCTTCGAATTTTCAGACGCCGAGGTGCGCGAGGTGATGGTGCCGCGAGGGGAGGTTGACGCGTTGCCTGTGACGGCGAGCCTTGAGGAAGCGAAGGAGGCATTCCGCACTCTGGGGTACTCTCGGATGCCGGTCTATCGCCACCAGCTGGACAGCATCGTCGGCGTCGTGTACCGCCGGGACCTCGAGCCTTACCTGGAGCGCCCGGATCCCAAGGATTTCAATCTGGAAAAACTGGTGCACCGGCCAAAGTACATTCCGGCAAACGCGCAGCTCAGCACCGCACTGAGGCAGATGCAGTCTTCCCATATCCACCTTGCGATGGTGGTTGACGAATATGGCGGAGTTGAAGGGATCGTCACTCTGGAGGACCTTCTTGAGGAAATTGTCGGCGAGATCGCGGACGAGTTCGATGAGGAGAGTACAAAGGTCGAAGCGGGAGAGGACGGAAGCTACGTGATGGACGGGATGCTGACTGTCCGAGCTCTCAATAGCCGACTGCAGCTCCATCTGCCCGAGGACGCTTCCTACACAACAGTGGCAGGATTCCTGCTCGCCCAGGCCGGGCACCTGATGAATGTTGGTGAATCGGTCGAGCACAAGGACGGGCGGTTCACGGTGGAGAGCCTGGAGAGGCACCGCATCGGACGCGTGCGCTTCACCCCTGCACCGGACTCAGAGGCAGGCCACCCCCGGAAGCGGTAATTGCGTGTCATCTGAAGCAAAAACTGGCGCAAAAAGGAACGAAATGGTGGCGGAAAACATGGGGAAAGTTTTTGAATGAGAAGCGAAATTCGGAACCAGTTCATGGCAAGAGATCAAGGAAGCAATGATGGCAAGAACAGCACATCTATGCCGTTTCGCCGTCTTACACCTGTTTAACAACGAGCTTCACCTGGGTTCACAACGTGTTCGCCGCTTTTTATTCCTGCCCCACCCTTCCTCTTCGTCTCTTCTCCAGCAGGGAGATCTTCTCATTCTTGGGTGATGTGACAGTAGCATCCACGATCTTACCGGCGGCTAACGTGACCTCAAGGTGCGAATTCCTCCCGCCATTCCAACGGTACCTCTGGTCGGCAACCTTTGCACCAGGTGTCCCTATCATGGCAGACAGCTGCAAGTAAGGCATCATCGGCTGGATCTTCGCCAGAAACCGCCTGTTAAAGACTGTGGCCGTGGAACCGGCTTCCCCGCCAGCAAACACCGCTTGCGAAGAAATGGCAATCGATGTCGACAGAAGAAGAATCCTGCCACCCCTGTTTATCCGAACGCCGAAGCAGTTCAGTCGAATCATCGCCGCACCTCGTTCTTCACGATCGTCTTCATCCGGCGCAGCCGGGCAATCCCGAGCCGACACGCCTCGAATGCGTCTTCGCTGTTAGGTGAGGTTGCCGCCACCACTGAAATGACCTCTCCCAGCTTTACCCTGCCCACCCGCCGCACGAGCAGAAGGTCTTCCAGATTCAGGAGGCTCTTAATTTCCGCGGCGATGTGCCGCAGCTCCCCTTCACTGTCACCATCGCTGCTGAAATCGATGTGGCAGGTGGTGCCATCGCTTCCATCCTGCGGCTTTACCACCGCGTAGTGCAGTAGAACCGACCCCGCCCCTTTTTTACTCAGCTCGCGGTACGCCTCTTCTGTGTCTATAGGATCACAGCTAATTCGGACCATACATTCCTCTTGCCCACACCCCTCCGGGAGGATGCGAAAGAATCATCCATGAATTGCTCAAGGCTATGGCACTGTGTAATGCTGCAGTTGACTTAATTCAAGTTGACTCATACTACCCATGTGTAATATAAGGCCCTATATAACGCTTAAAACTTCACCATGCAACACTTATTTAAGGAGGTAGAATATGAGATCGAAAATTTTGCTGGTACTGGCCTGTCTGTCGCTATGCTTTCCCGCAGCCGGCTCTGCCGAAACAGCGGAAAAGTTCCTGCTTGTGGCAAGCACCATAGGCCCGGTAGACGCAGGGATCGTTCCTCTTCTAGAGGATCGCTTCCAGGAGGAGACAGGGATTGTGGTGCGGCATGTAGGCGCCGGAACAGGGGAAGCCCTGAAGATGGCGGAGAGTGGCACCTTCGATCTGGTGCTGGTTCACGCCAAATCTCTGGAAGAAGCTTTCGTCAACAAAGGATTCGGCACCAGGCGCATTCCCCTCATGTACAACGACTTCGTAATCGTGGGACCCTCAGCCGACCCTGCAGGGATCAAGGGAATGAAGAGCGCGACGGACGCCTTGAAAGCCATATCCGCCGCCGGTGCCACCTTCGTGAGCCGTGGGGACAAGTCGGGGACGCACGTTGCGGAGCAGGAGTTGTGGAACAAGTCCGGGATCAAGCCTGCGGCTCCGTGGTATCAGGTGTATGAGAAAGGAAAGGACGGGAACGGACCGACACTTAAGTACACCGATACCATCGCGGCCTATACCTTCATGGACAGGGCGACCTACCTGTCGCTGAAGGACAGCATCAAACTCACCGTGCTGGTGGAGAAGGACGAGGCGCTGCTGAACTACATGTCCGTTATTCCGGTCAACCAGCAGAAGTTCCCCTCCGTCAACGAAAAGGATGCAGCCGCTTTCGTGGAGTGGCTTACCGATCCGGACAAGGGGCAGCGCATTATCGCCGAGTTCGGCAGGGGAAAATATGGTCAGCCCCTCTTTTATCCCAACTCGGTACAGTGGCAGGCAAAGCGGGTAAAGAAGTAGCAAAACGGCTGTTATGCCAAATGGGCCTCACCAAAAGAGGGACAAGATGAATCAGAGACACGAAATTGACAGCAGCCTCAAAGGGGAAAGCCTCGCTCGCAAAGGGCTTATGAAGAAGCACTCCCACGTCCCCCAGATCAGGCTCGTTCCCGACCTGAACGTCGTGAAGATCGGCGGACACGGAGTGATCGACTACGGCCGCGAAGTGGTGCTCCCGCTCATGAGGGAGCTTGGAGAGTTGTCGCTAAAGGAGAAGATGCTCGTCGTTACCGGAGGCGGCGTACGAGTGCGCCACATCCTCGACATCGGGATCGACCTCGGAATGCCCACCGGCGTGCTCGCCGAGCTTGCGGGGAAAATAAGCGAACAGAATGCGGAGATCGTCACCTTGCTCCTTTCAGAATGGAAGGGATCCAGAGTAAAGACCGGTGACCTCCTCGACCTCCCCACCATGCTGCACCTCGGTCTCCTCCCCGTCACTCACGGGACGCCACCGTACGGCCTCTATGAGCATCCCCCTGGCGTAGGTTTGATCCCTCCGCACCGCACTGATACCGGTGCGCTGCTCATGGCTGAGGTCCTCGGTGCCAGGAGCTGCATCCTGGTGAAAAACGTGGATGGGCTCTATACCGAGGACCCGCGGGTGAACCCCAAGGCGGAACTCATCGAGGATATCGGCGTCGACGAACTGATCGCCCTCGACATGGAGGATATGGTGCTGGAGCGGAAGATGCTCTATATCCTGCGAGACGCTACCAACATAAGCGAAATAAGGATCGTCAACGGCCACAGCCGCGGCAATATAGAAAAAGCAATGAACGGAGAACGAGTAGGTACGGTGATACGGAAATAGTGCCTGCGGCGGGGCAGCTGTGACCGCGATGTTGTACAAAGAAACCTGCTGCTATAGCACTCGGCCAGGCATCCGGGTGGTCTCGTGATTTCCGCTGAAACGAGGTATATTAATTAACATGGGTGGTAGCGGGGTTTCTCTTCGACGGGGGATAGCAAAGGGAGGTAGTCACCATGGCGGGAAAAATTTTTTACAGGGAAAGAGTAAAACGTGGACAGGACGGCTCGAAGTCGCCGCGTTACGTGGTGATGGCTACTTCCGGCACCGACCTCAAGGTCCACGGACAGCACTTCCGCATGAGCGAAATGAAACACATGGCCGAGTCGGTGGGTGCCGAGCTGATCCACCTGGAACGCGGCCAAAAGCATCAGGGCGAGGCAGAGGGTGAAACGACGGCCTGACCCTCAGGCAGTACGGTGCCCGAAAGGGGGAAGGACGCACGGTCCTTCCCCCTTTTTGCGTGTACTCCGGCACAGGTGCCTCAAGTCAGCGCTTCATCCGGGGCTCTATTTCATCCCTACCGTCAATGTTGATCGCCCCGCGCTGTCCCTGCCTGTGAAAACCAGCATGTCCTTGAAGTAGGAGAGCTTGCCGTGCAGCGAAGGGTCCCCGGCGGCGGTCACAACTCCCTCACTGTCCATCCCCAAGGAAAAAGATTCTGCTGAAGCTCCTCCGACACTGTCTGTGTAGCTCGTGTAGCCAGCATTCCCCAAGAGGTCTATGGAAAGGATCCCCGAAGCGGTAAGGGGGACACCGCCGGTCATGACCGTGTGGAAGCGGTAGGAACCTGAGAGATCCGCTGCGACAAACCGGTTGAGGTCGTTCGGGGTAATGTTGATCATCTGGTATATGCGCAGGACGTAGCGCGGACCGGTACCCCGGCTTTCCGTCGCGGTCCCCACGATCAAGGACTTGTCCCCGGACATCACCAGGCGGTCCATGACCAGTGCAGGGGCAGGCGTGGCGCCGGTGAGGCTTTCGGTGACGATCCCGGTATTGCTGATGTTGAAGACCGTAGCCTTCTCCGCGGGGAGTGCCGGGGCGGACGGCGCGCTGAGCGCGGAGTACTGCACCTTTTGGTCACGTCCCAGCTGCCCTGCGCCCCACTCCCACTCCCCATTGATACCGGCGCAGATCTGGTGATAGGCGAAGCGCCGCCCCCCGCCCCCGGAACCGCCGAACCCTTGCACGTCCGCCGCCACGAAAGTGATGGGGAGCTGCTTCTGCAGGATGGCCAGGTAGCGGCTCGAGCCGGTCCACGGGCCGCTTCCCACGATCAGGGCACGGTTTGACGCGATGTGGCCGCGTAGCCCCGGGCCGCTACCGACTGCGTCGCGCACCTCGCCGGTTGGGGTCAGGAAGAGAACGGGAAAGAGACCGGCGGGGGCGCTGCTCTTCCCGGCGCTGTCCTGATAGAGGGTGTAGGCAACAGCTCCGCTGCTGCTCACCGTGAGGGCGCCCCGCATCCATCCGGGGGCATCCCCCGATACAAGGACGTTGAAGTTCCAGGTACCTTCCAGATCCTGCTGCACATAGGGACCGGGAAGGGTTGGCGCGGCGAAAACCTCGGTAGAGGGAGCACTCTCCCCGTTGGCGACCGCCGATGTGACCACGAAATAGTAGGTGGTGTCGTTGTCCAGTCCGGTAACGGTAACGGAGGTGGCGGGTACCTCGACTGCAATCCTTCCAGCGGGAGTGACGCCCGGCGCAGTTCCATAATAGACGCGGTAGGCCGTCGCTCCGGTGACGGGACTCCAGTTGAGCGACACAGTGCGATCCCCCGCAGTGGCGACCACGCCGACAGGTGCCGCCGGAACCGACGTGCTGTAGCGGACCGGATTGTCGCCGGAGCAGGATGACAGGATAAAGCAGCAAAGGACCGCAGCCAGGGCGTGCCTCAGCCTCTTCCAGTTTCTCATTCCTCTAAAGGTGCTCTGCATAAGATCTCCACGGCACTACAGCCGAAACTCCACGCCGCCATAGATGAAACGGCCAGCCTGCGGCATGCCGTAGCTGCTTTCGTAGTTCTCGTCCAGCAGGTTGTCCGCTCCGAGATAAAGGGTGACCTTTCGATCAAAGAGCCTCTGGCTCAACTTGAGGTTCACCAGGGTGTAGTCGTTTAGCTTCAGCTTCTGCACCGGGGCGACGTTGTTCTTGGTGTAGAAGAACTGGTTTCCGACGTAGGTGAAGGACGCGTACGGGGTGAATCCTGAATCGAAGTCGTAGCGTGCTTCGGCGGTAACTCGGTCACCCGGGGTGTACTGCTGCTCCTCCCGCCCGGCGCGCGAGCGGTCCTCGGAATGGAGATAGGAATAGGAAGCCCGCAGCACAAGCTTCTTCAGGTATTGAGCGGCGGCGGAGAACTCAACGCCGTAGAAGCGCACTTCGGAGAGGTTGGTATTGCGGTTCACGGTCTGGTCGTTCTGAATCAGGTTCTTGGCAATCGTATGAAAGCCGGTGACGGCGATGGAGGCGTCGGCACCGATCCCTTGCTCCACCCCCGCCTCGTACGTCTCGGCGCGCTCTGCGGCGAGGTTCTCCTCCCCCTTCCCTATCTCGTACAGATCCCCCAGCGAAGGAAAGCGCACGCTGCGTTTGAAGGCCGCCTTCAGACGGGTGTCGTCGAGCACCTGATAGGAGACTCCCGCAAGGAGGGAGTAGTCGTCATCGCTCCTCTCGCTCCTGTTCTGCCAGTAGTGGCCGTACCCAAGTACCACTCCGACGTCCTTCAGCGGCTTGACCTCGTATTCGATCCCGGCGGAGTAGAGGGTGAACGCCTTGTCGTCATCGAGGGGCGCGAACGATCCCGCACCGGTTCCGGAGACGCCGTGGGTTGCCCAGCTGTCCTGCTCCACAGCAAGGGATGCGGTGAGCGCTCCATACTTGCCCAAACCGTACTTTGGCTGGATCGTGACGCCGTCGATGGAGGAGGAGACGTGGGCGCGGAACGAGCCGGAGGCTTTGTAGCTGTCGAGATCGATGGTGTCGTACTGGGTGTCGTCCTCGTCGCGATGGCTCAGGTAGCCCCAGCCACGCACCGAGAAGCGGTCGCTCACCTGGTAGTCCGCCGCAAGTTGCAGGAGGGTCGTCTCGAAGCGGTCCACCCTCTGGTACTTCGGAGTGTTGGCGAACGGATCCAGGCCGCTGGTGACAATAGTAGTCGGCTGCCCGAAACTCCCCTCCCCGTAACCCAGGGTAAGCTCCAGGGCGAGGTCGCTGCTGGGGGTGTATCCGAGGGTCCCGAGGACGTTGTTGCGCCTGCGGTCGCTGTTTTTGCGCAGCCCCTTCCCCTGCTCCGGCACCGGGTCAAATCCCGCCGACATGGGGAAACCCTCCACGTCCGTGGAACTGCCACTCAGGAAATAGTTCCACTTCGAGGTGGCACCGGAGACGCTGGTGCGCAGGAGGTACGGTTCGCCGTCCCCCGTTTCGATCCCCAGGTCACCGTGGACATCCTTCACCCCCTTCTTGGTGATCACGTTGATGACCCCGCCCAGTCCCCCCTGGCCGTACAGGATGGAACTGGGGCCGACGGTGACCTTCACCTCGGCGATGTTCTCGGTGGGGATGAGGGCGGGGTCGAACTGCTGGTCGAAGGCGGAGTTGATGGGGATGCCGTCCAGAAGGAGCACCACGTGCCGGGTGCGAAATCCGCGTACGTCGATGCGGGGCACCCCTTCCCCTCCAGTGCGCACGTGGACGCCGGGCAAAAGTGAGATTGCCTGGTCGAGGGTGCGCGCGTTTTTCGCCTTTATGTCCTCTTCGGTCACGGCGCGTACCGTCTGGGTGGATTCGACCCCCTCCTCCTGGCCGGAAACGACGATCTCGCCGAGAGAGAAGTCGGCGGGGGCGGAATCCGCCGCCAGCGCCGCGACTGCAGGAATGAAGAGGGTGCCGAGGGCGATAACGAGGGAGAGCATTCGCTTCTGCTGAAAATTCATTGAGCTGTACCTGAAGATGATGCTGCCGCTCCCCCGATGGAGGAGCGGCACGATGCGCTGGTAAACTACAGGGTTGCCTTTTTCGGCGAGGTTTGCGCGCCGCTCTCCCCTGCCGCGTTGGCCGCCGTTACAACGATCGAGTAGGTGCCGGTCGGGAGGGTGAGCACTGCCGGAGCCGTGGCGGTATTCATCTTCGTTCCCGTGCTGATGACGGTGGCGGTGGTGGCGTTGGACGACTTGAGGTAATAGACGTTGTAGGAGGTCGCGTTCGGCACGATCGCCGCCCAGTCCACGGTCACCTGGCCGTTGGCTACGGTGGCGGTCACGCTGGCCGGGCTCCCCGGCGCCTGCGCGGTGGCGGCGGGGGTTGCCGCCTTATCGCTGGAGATGAGGCTCTCGCCGGCGCTGTTCACCGCGGTGACAGCGAAGTAGTATTGCTGCCCGTTGGTGAGAGGGGAGACGGTGTAGGTGGTCGCAGTGGTCGTGCCGACCAGATTGGCCGGCACGGCGGTCACCGGGGTGGTGCTGCTCTGGTAGACGTTGTAGGAAGTCGCGGTGGCGGAAGAAAGCCAGGCGAGCTTCACCGAGGCGACGTCCCCGGAAGCGACCATCGACTTGGGCGCTGCGGCAACCGGCAGGGGTGTGGCGGACACTTCGGCCGACGCAAGACTTTCGCCGGTGGCGTTCACCGCGGTGACAATGAAGTAGTAGGGGACTCCGTTATCGAGCGGGGTGGACGGAGCGATCGCCAGTGTCGCCGCTGCGGAGCCGGCGACTTTCGTCCCGGTGGCGGTGCTGACACCGGCGGCTTTGCCGTAGTAGACGTTGTAGCTCGTGGCTGCAGGAACGGCGGTCCAGTTCAGCGTGACCTTGCCGTCGCCGGCTATGGCCTGGACCCCGGCTGGAGCGCCCGGATGCGGCGTGGCATTCTTGAATGCGGCCCAGACGGAGAGGTGGGTGATGCTCGGGGTGATCGTACCTGCGGAGCTTACGGTCTGCAGACCCTCGTACTTCCAGGCGGAGCTGCTGAAGCTGTAGAGTTCCACCGTGTCGCCGGCGCTGACCCCTGCCACCTTCATGGTGAGAGCTACCGGCTGGGAGAAGCTTTTCACGGTGCCCATATCGATGTTCGTGAACCCTGCCAGGGCAGTCCCCGCCGGAAGGGTCGCCGCCGCGGCCGGCAAGTCCGATGCGGTAGTGGAGTAGCTGACCGAGGTACTCACGCTCCCCGACACGGGGGTGCCGGAGGCATCGGTGAGGGTGGTGCCCGACGGGATCGACAGGGTCAATCCCGCCGGAGTTGCTACCGTGAGCTGTGCAGCAGTGGTGCCATTGGTCGTCGTTACCGTCCCGGCAGTGACCGTCTGGGTGGCAGGCACGCTACTCCCGCCTCCGCCGCCGCATCCGGCCAGGGCCGCAGCAGCCATCAGCACCGCGACCCCCTTCTGCAACATCGCAACAATCATCTTCTGCTTCATCTGTTCCTACCTCCTTTTCAATCCATGTGGTCATAACAGCATATGGAACGGGCCCTCCTCAACCTCCTACCTGGAGAGCCCGAAGGTGATGGTTACGTTGAAACGAGCTTCATGGAGCGATAGTTCCGCCGGAAAGGGAGGGTAATTGCCCACCGCCCTGATCGCCCCTGTTGCCGCTTGGTCGAGGGAGTCGTGGCCGCAGGAGGAGAGCGTCTCCACCCCTTTCAACCCTCCGTCGC
The DNA window shown above is from Geomonas sp. RF6 and carries:
- a CDS encoding fibronectin type III domain-containing protein, whose translation is MKQKMIVAMLQKGVAVLMAAAALAGCGGGGGSSVPATQTVTAGTVTTTNGTTAAQLTVATPAGLTLSIPSGTTLTDASGTPVSGSVSTSVSYSTTASDLPAAAATLPAGTALAGFTNIDMGTVKSFSQPVALTMKVAGVSAGDTVELYSFSSSAWKYEGLQTVSSAGTITPSITHLSVWAAFKNATPHPGAPAGVQAIAGDGKVTLNWTAVPAATSYNVYYGKAAGVSTATGTKVAGSAAATLAIAPSTPLDNGVPYYFIVTAVNATGESLASAEVSATPLPVAAAPKSMVASGDVASVKLAWLSSATATSYNVYQSSTTPVTAVPANLVGTTTATTYTVSPLTNGQQYYFAVTAVNSAGESLISSDKAATPAATAQAPGSPASVTATVANGQVTVDWAAIVPNATSYNVYYLKSSNATTATVISTGTKMNTATAPAVLTLPTGTYSIVVTAANAAGESGAQTSPKKATL
- a CDS encoding energy transducer TonB translates to MAAYRRLLTSLIEAHKKYPVAARRMRQEGSCQRAVILSRDGGLKGVETLSSCGHDSLDQAATGAIRAVGNYPPFPAELSLHEARFNVTITFGLSR